A stretch of Hoplias malabaricus isolate fHopMal1 chromosome 10, fHopMal1.hap1, whole genome shotgun sequence DNA encodes these proteins:
- the znf384b gene encoding zinc finger protein 384b isoform X3 yields the protein MEDSHFNSYFWSPVQGQIENAVFLNKVKEQLGQDKNPAYPHGSTHYPTTAVVAVAGGVAMDTAPSSRALKQEQSHPPHSSHSITVLPVPSTGIMTAAGLVTLVSPVSTAPSLIPGHPTTTMITLHTADKKEEAGACPPVVIPVPSKRGRKKKCTIPLVGSAPGCETLTLSHLPGQHQANFSHLSGEDGHPGKEKTYRNHTESKPHKCPHCSKSFANTSYLAQHVRIHTGVKPYTCSYCQKTFRQLSHLQQHNRIHTGDRPYKCTQPGCEKAFTQLSNLQSHRRQHNKDKPYKCHHCNRGYIDAASLEVHLSTHTVKHAKLYSCGLCNRSYTSPLPYPPAHQETYLMKHMNKHSPDLGASPPGQISIQQVQSPSRPGAEGAPVGGHQNRHERNDTYPQQEGVPCVFDLHQYKPVPPPDVQYKTVSVADLSPHKDLCITVEASAIQVEHLNS from the exons ATGGAGGATTCCCATTTTAACTCCTATTTCTGGTCGCCAGTACAAGGACAG ATCGAGAATGCTGTGTTTCTGAATAAGGTGAAAGAGCAGCTGGGACAGGATAAAAACCCCGCCTACCCACACGGCTCCACCCACTACCCAACCACAGCGGTGGTGGCAGTCGCTGGTGGCGTTGCCATGGACACAGCACCCAGTAGCCGAGCACTGAAGCAGGAGCAATCTCATCCTCCACACTCATCTCACAGCATCACTGTGCTGCCGGTTCCGTCCACTGGAATCATGACGGCAG CGGGTTTGGTCACTCTGGTGTCTCCCGTTTCTACAGCTCCATCTCTGATCCCTGGACATCCAACAACTACGATGATAACCTTACACACAG CAGATAAAAAAGAAGAGGCCGGGGCCTGCCCCCCTGTTGTCATTCCAGTACCATCAAAACGAGGGAGGAAGAAGAAATGCACCATACCGCTGGTGGGCTCTGCCCCAGGATGTGAAACCCTGACCCTCAGCCATCTGCCTGGACAG CATCAGGCTAACTTCAGCCACCTTTCTGGAGAAGATGGCCATCCTGGCAAGGAGAAAACGTACAG AAACCACACGGAATCCAAACCCCATAAGTGTCCTCACTGTTCAAAGTCCTTTGCTAACACCAGTTACCTGGCCCAGCATGTGCGAATCCACACCGGAGTGAAGCCCTACACCTGCTCCTACTGCCAGAAAACCTTCAGGCAACTCAGCCACCTACAACAGCATAACAG AATCCACACGGGAGACCGACCGTATAAGTGTACGCAACCTGGCTGTGAAAAAGCCTTCACTCAGCTGTCAAATCTTCAG tctCACCGCCGTCAACATAACAAAGACAAGCCGTACAAGTGCCACCACTGTAACCGCGGCTATATTGATGCAGCAAGTCTCGAGGTTCATCTGTCGACTCACACAGTGAAACATGCCAAGCTCTACTCCTGTGGCCTATGCAATCGCTCCTACACATCG CCGTTGCCCTATCCACCTGCCCACCAGGAGACGTACTTGATGAAGCACATGAATAAACACTCGCCAGACCTGGGGGCATCTCCTCCTGGGCAGATTAGCATTCAGCAGGTCCAAAGTCCCAGCCGCCCTGGAGCAGAGGGAgctccagtagggggccatcaGAACCGCCATGAGAGGAACGACACTTACCCCCAACAGGAGGGTGTCCCGTGCGTCTTTGACCTGCACCAGTACAAACCTGTGCCCCCACCGGATGTCCAGTATAAAACGGTCAGTGTGGCTGACCTCTCCCCTCACAAAGACCTTTGCATCACTGTAGAAGCCTCGGCCATTCAAGTGGAACACCTCAATTCATGA
- the znf384b gene encoding zinc finger protein 384b isoform X6 yields MEDSHFNSYFWSPVQGQIENAVFLNKVKEQLGQDKNPAYPHGSTHYPTTAVVAVAGGVAMDTAPSSRALKQEQSHPPHSSHSITVLPVPSTGIMTAAGLVTLVSPVSTAPSLIPGHPTTTMITLHTDKKEEAGACPPVVIPVPSKRGRKKKCTIPLVGSAPGCETLTLSHLPGQHQANFSHLSGEDGHPGKEKTYRCRMCGLTFCNKSDMQLHSKSHTEVKAHQCPHCSKSFANSSYLAQHIRIHSGAKPYICSYCQKAFRQLSHLQQHTRNHTESKPHKCPHCSKSFANTSYLAQHVRIHTGVKPYTCSYCQKTFRQLSHLQQHNRIHTGDRPYKCTQPGCEKAFTQLSNLQSHRRQHNKDKPYKCHHCNRGYIDAASLEVHLSTHTVKHAKLYSCGLCNRSYTSETYLMKHMNKHSPDLGASPPGQISIQQVQSPSRPGAEGAPVGGHQNRHERNDTYPQQEGVPCVFDLHQYKPVPPPDVQYKTVSVADLSPHKDLCITVEASAIQVEHLNS; encoded by the exons ATGGAGGATTCCCATTTTAACTCCTATTTCTGGTCGCCAGTACAAGGACAG ATCGAGAATGCTGTGTTTCTGAATAAGGTGAAAGAGCAGCTGGGACAGGATAAAAACCCCGCCTACCCACACGGCTCCACCCACTACCCAACCACAGCGGTGGTGGCAGTCGCTGGTGGCGTTGCCATGGACACAGCACCCAGTAGCCGAGCACTGAAGCAGGAGCAATCTCATCCTCCACACTCATCTCACAGCATCACTGTGCTGCCGGTTCCGTCCACTGGAATCATGACGGCAG CGGGTTTGGTCACTCTGGTGTCTCCCGTTTCTACAGCTCCATCTCTGATCCCTGGACATCCAACAACTACGATGATAACCTTACACACAG ATAAAAAAGAAGAGGCCGGGGCCTGCCCCCCTGTTGTCATTCCAGTACCATCAAAACGAGGGAGGAAGAAGAAATGCACCATACCGCTGGTGGGCTCTGCCCCAGGATGTGAAACCCTGACCCTCAGCCATCTGCCTGGACAG CATCAGGCTAACTTCAGCCACCTTTCTGGAGAAGATGGCCATCCTGGCAAGGAGAAAACGTACAG GTGCCGGATGTGTGGCCTGACGTTCTGCAATAAGTCAGACATGCAGCTGCACTCCAAGTCTCACACGGAGGTGAAGGCGCACCAGTGTCCACACTGCTCCAAATCCTTCGCTAACTCCAGCTACCTGGCACAGCACATCCGCATCCACAGCGGCGCTAAGCCCTACATCTGCTCCTACTGCCAGAAGGCGTTCAGGCAGCTCAGTCACTTACAGCAGCACACACG AAACCACACGGAATCCAAACCCCATAAGTGTCCTCACTGTTCAAAGTCCTTTGCTAACACCAGTTACCTGGCCCAGCATGTGCGAATCCACACCGGAGTGAAGCCCTACACCTGCTCCTACTGCCAGAAAACCTTCAGGCAACTCAGCCACCTACAACAGCATAACAG AATCCACACGGGAGACCGACCGTATAAGTGTACGCAACCTGGCTGTGAAAAAGCCTTCACTCAGCTGTCAAATCTTCAG tctCACCGCCGTCAACATAACAAAGACAAGCCGTACAAGTGCCACCACTGTAACCGCGGCTATATTGATGCAGCAAGTCTCGAGGTTCATCTGTCGACTCACACAGTGAAACATGCCAAGCTCTACTCCTGTGGCCTATGCAATCGCTCCTACACATCG GAGACGTACTTGATGAAGCACATGAATAAACACTCGCCAGACCTGGGGGCATCTCCTCCTGGGCAGATTAGCATTCAGCAGGTCCAAAGTCCCAGCCGCCCTGGAGCAGAGGGAgctccagtagggggccatcaGAACCGCCATGAGAGGAACGACACTTACCCCCAACAGGAGGGTGTCCCGTGCGTCTTTGACCTGCACCAGTACAAACCTGTGCCCCCACCGGATGTCCAGTATAAAACGGTCAGTGTGGCTGACCTCTCCCCTCACAAAGACCTTTGCATCACTGTAGAAGCCTCGGCCATTCAAGTGGAACACCTCAATTCATGA
- the znf384b gene encoding zinc finger protein 384b isoform X5, producing MEDSHFNSYFWSPVQGQIENAVFLNKVKEQLGQDKNPAYPHGSTHYPTTAVVAVAGGVAMDTAPSSRALKQEQSHPPHSSHSITVLPVPSTGIMTAAGLVTLVSPVSTAPSLIPGHPTTTMITLHTADKKEEAGACPPVVIPVPSKRGRKKKCTIPLVGSAPGCETLTLSHLPGQHQANFSHLSGEDGHPGKEKTYRCRMCGLTFCNKSDMQLHSKSHTEVKAHQCPHCSKSFANSSYLAQHIRIHSGAKPYICSYCQKAFRQLSHLQQHTRNHTESKPHKCPHCSKSFANTSYLAQHVRIHTGVKPYTCSYCQKTFRQLSHLQQHNRIHTGDRPYKCTQPGCEKAFTQLSNLQSHRRQHNKDKPYKCHHCNRGYIDAASLEVHLSTHTVKHAKLYSCGLCNRSYTSPLPYPPAHQETYLMKHMNKHSPDLGASPPGQISIQQVQSPSRPGAEGAPVGGHQNRHERNDTYPQQEGVPCVFDLHQYKPVPPPDVQYKTVSVADLSPHKDLCITVEASAIQVEHLNS from the exons ATGGAGGATTCCCATTTTAACTCCTATTTCTGGTCGCCAGTACAAGGACAG ATCGAGAATGCTGTGTTTCTGAATAAGGTGAAAGAGCAGCTGGGACAGGATAAAAACCCCGCCTACCCACACGGCTCCACCCACTACCCAACCACAGCGGTGGTGGCAGTCGCTGGTGGCGTTGCCATGGACACAGCACCCAGTAGCCGAGCACTGAAGCAGGAGCAATCTCATCCTCCACACTCATCTCACAGCATCACTGTGCTGCCGGTTCCGTCCACTGGAATCATGACGGCAG CGGGTTTGGTCACTCTGGTGTCTCCCGTTTCTACAGCTCCATCTCTGATCCCTGGACATCCAACAACTACGATGATAACCTTACACACAG CAGATAAAAAAGAAGAGGCCGGGGCCTGCCCCCCTGTTGTCATTCCAGTACCATCAAAACGAGGGAGGAAGAAGAAATGCACCATACCGCTGGTGGGCTCTGCCCCAGGATGTGAAACCCTGACCCTCAGCCATCTGCCTGGACAG CATCAGGCTAACTTCAGCCACCTTTCTGGAGAAGATGGCCATCCTGGCAAGGAGAAAACGTACAG GTGCCGGATGTGTGGCCTGACGTTCTGCAATAAGTCAGACATGCAGCTGCACTCCAAGTCTCACACGGAGGTGAAGGCGCACCAGTGTCCACACTGCTCCAAATCCTTCGCTAACTCCAGCTACCTGGCACAGCACATCCGCATCCACAGCGGCGCTAAGCCCTACATCTGCTCCTACTGCCAGAAGGCGTTCAGGCAGCTCAGTCACTTACAGCAGCACACACG AAACCACACGGAATCCAAACCCCATAAGTGTCCTCACTGTTCAAAGTCCTTTGCTAACACCAGTTACCTGGCCCAGCATGTGCGAATCCACACCGGAGTGAAGCCCTACACCTGCTCCTACTGCCAGAAAACCTTCAGGCAACTCAGCCACCTACAACAGCATAACAG AATCCACACGGGAGACCGACCGTATAAGTGTACGCAACCTGGCTGTGAAAAAGCCTTCACTCAGCTGTCAAATCTTCAG tctCACCGCCGTCAACATAACAAAGACAAGCCGTACAAGTGCCACCACTGTAACCGCGGCTATATTGATGCAGCAAGTCTCGAGGTTCATCTGTCGACTCACACAGTGAAACATGCCAAGCTCTACTCCTGTGGCCTATGCAATCGCTCCTACACATCG CCGTTGCCCTATCCACCTGCCCACCAGGAGACGTACTTGATGAAGCACATGAATAAACACTCGCCAGACCTGGGGGCATCTCCTCCTGGGCAGATTAGCATTCAGCAGGTCCAAAGTCCCAGCCGCCCTGGAGCAGAGGGAgctccagtagggggccatcaGAACCGCCATGAGAGGAACGACACTTACCCCCAACAGGAGGGTGTCCCGTGCGTCTTTGACCTGCACCAGTACAAACCTGTGCCCCCACCGGATGTCCAGTATAAAACGGTCAGTGTGGCTGACCTCTCCCCTCACAAAGACCTTTGCATCACTGTAGAAGCCTCGGCCATTCAAGTGGAACACCTCAATTCATGA
- the znf384b gene encoding zinc finger protein 384b isoform X2, whose protein sequence is MEDSHFNSYFWSPVQGQIENAVFLNKVKEQLGQDKNPAYPHGSTHYPTTAVVAVAGGVAMDTAPSSRALKQEQSHPPHSSHSITVLPVPSTGIMTAAGLVTLVSPVSTAPSLIPGHPTTTMITLHTADKKEEAGACPPVVIPVPSKRGRKKKCTIPLVGSAPGCETLTLSHLPGQHQANFSHLSGEDGHPGKEKTYRCRMCGLTFCNKSDMQLHSKSHTEVKAHQCPHCSKSFANSSYLAQHIRIHSGAKPYICSYCQKAFRQLSHLQQHTRNHTESKPHKCPHCSKSFANTSYLAQHVRIHTGVKPYTCSYCQKTFRQLSHLQQHNRIHTGDRPYKCTQPGCEKAFTQLSNLQSHRRQHNKDKPYKCHHCNRGYIDAASLEVHLSTHTVKHAKLYSCGLCNRSYTSETYLMKHMNKHSPDLGASPPGQISIQQVQSPSRPGAEGAPVGGHQNRHERNDTYPQQEGVPCVFDLHQYKPVPPPDVQYKTVSVADLSPHKDLCITVEASAIQVEHLNS, encoded by the exons ATGGAGGATTCCCATTTTAACTCCTATTTCTGGTCGCCAGTACAAGGACAG ATCGAGAATGCTGTGTTTCTGAATAAGGTGAAAGAGCAGCTGGGACAGGATAAAAACCCCGCCTACCCACACGGCTCCACCCACTACCCAACCACAGCGGTGGTGGCAGTCGCTGGTGGCGTTGCCATGGACACAGCACCCAGTAGCCGAGCACTGAAGCAGGAGCAATCTCATCCTCCACACTCATCTCACAGCATCACTGTGCTGCCGGTTCCGTCCACTGGAATCATGACGGCAG CGGGTTTGGTCACTCTGGTGTCTCCCGTTTCTACAGCTCCATCTCTGATCCCTGGACATCCAACAACTACGATGATAACCTTACACACAG CAGATAAAAAAGAAGAGGCCGGGGCCTGCCCCCCTGTTGTCATTCCAGTACCATCAAAACGAGGGAGGAAGAAGAAATGCACCATACCGCTGGTGGGCTCTGCCCCAGGATGTGAAACCCTGACCCTCAGCCATCTGCCTGGACAG CATCAGGCTAACTTCAGCCACCTTTCTGGAGAAGATGGCCATCCTGGCAAGGAGAAAACGTACAG GTGCCGGATGTGTGGCCTGACGTTCTGCAATAAGTCAGACATGCAGCTGCACTCCAAGTCTCACACGGAGGTGAAGGCGCACCAGTGTCCACACTGCTCCAAATCCTTCGCTAACTCCAGCTACCTGGCACAGCACATCCGCATCCACAGCGGCGCTAAGCCCTACATCTGCTCCTACTGCCAGAAGGCGTTCAGGCAGCTCAGTCACTTACAGCAGCACACACG AAACCACACGGAATCCAAACCCCATAAGTGTCCTCACTGTTCAAAGTCCTTTGCTAACACCAGTTACCTGGCCCAGCATGTGCGAATCCACACCGGAGTGAAGCCCTACACCTGCTCCTACTGCCAGAAAACCTTCAGGCAACTCAGCCACCTACAACAGCATAACAG AATCCACACGGGAGACCGACCGTATAAGTGTACGCAACCTGGCTGTGAAAAAGCCTTCACTCAGCTGTCAAATCTTCAG tctCACCGCCGTCAACATAACAAAGACAAGCCGTACAAGTGCCACCACTGTAACCGCGGCTATATTGATGCAGCAAGTCTCGAGGTTCATCTGTCGACTCACACAGTGAAACATGCCAAGCTCTACTCCTGTGGCCTATGCAATCGCTCCTACACATCG GAGACGTACTTGATGAAGCACATGAATAAACACTCGCCAGACCTGGGGGCATCTCCTCCTGGGCAGATTAGCATTCAGCAGGTCCAAAGTCCCAGCCGCCCTGGAGCAGAGGGAgctccagtagggggccatcaGAACCGCCATGAGAGGAACGACACTTACCCCCAACAGGAGGGTGTCCCGTGCGTCTTTGACCTGCACCAGTACAAACCTGTGCCCCCACCGGATGTCCAGTATAAAACGGTCAGTGTGGCTGACCTCTCCCCTCACAAAGACCTTTGCATCACTGTAGAAGCCTCGGCCATTCAAGTGGAACACCTCAATTCATGA
- the znf384b gene encoding zinc finger protein 384b isoform X1 has product MEDSHFNSYFWSPVQGQIENAVFLNKVKEQLGQDKNPAYPHGSTHYPTTAVVAVAGGVAMDTAPSSRALKQEQSHPPHSSHSITVLPVPSTGIMTAAGLVTLVSPVSTAPSLIPGHPTTTMITLHTDKKEEAGACPPVVIPVPSKRGRKKKCTIPLVGSAPGCETLTLSHLPGQHQANFSHLSGEDGHPGKEKTYRCRMCGLTFCNKSDMQLHSKSHTEVKAHQCPHCSKSFANSSYLAQHIRIHSGAKPYICSYCQKAFRQLSHLQQHTRNHTESKPHKCPHCSKSFANTSYLAQHVRIHTGVKPYTCSYCQKTFRQLSHLQQHNRIHTGDRPYKCTQPGCEKAFTQLSNLQSHRRQHNKDKPYKCHHCNRGYIDAASLEVHLSTHTVKHAKLYSCGLCNRSYTSPLPYPPAHQETYLMKHMNKHSPDLGASPPGQISIQQVQSPSRPGAEGAPVGGHQNRHERNDTYPQQEGVPCVFDLHQYKPVPPPDVQYKTVSVADLSPHKDLCITVEASAIQVEHLNS; this is encoded by the exons ATGGAGGATTCCCATTTTAACTCCTATTTCTGGTCGCCAGTACAAGGACAG ATCGAGAATGCTGTGTTTCTGAATAAGGTGAAAGAGCAGCTGGGACAGGATAAAAACCCCGCCTACCCACACGGCTCCACCCACTACCCAACCACAGCGGTGGTGGCAGTCGCTGGTGGCGTTGCCATGGACACAGCACCCAGTAGCCGAGCACTGAAGCAGGAGCAATCTCATCCTCCACACTCATCTCACAGCATCACTGTGCTGCCGGTTCCGTCCACTGGAATCATGACGGCAG CGGGTTTGGTCACTCTGGTGTCTCCCGTTTCTACAGCTCCATCTCTGATCCCTGGACATCCAACAACTACGATGATAACCTTACACACAG ATAAAAAAGAAGAGGCCGGGGCCTGCCCCCCTGTTGTCATTCCAGTACCATCAAAACGAGGGAGGAAGAAGAAATGCACCATACCGCTGGTGGGCTCTGCCCCAGGATGTGAAACCCTGACCCTCAGCCATCTGCCTGGACAG CATCAGGCTAACTTCAGCCACCTTTCTGGAGAAGATGGCCATCCTGGCAAGGAGAAAACGTACAG GTGCCGGATGTGTGGCCTGACGTTCTGCAATAAGTCAGACATGCAGCTGCACTCCAAGTCTCACACGGAGGTGAAGGCGCACCAGTGTCCACACTGCTCCAAATCCTTCGCTAACTCCAGCTACCTGGCACAGCACATCCGCATCCACAGCGGCGCTAAGCCCTACATCTGCTCCTACTGCCAGAAGGCGTTCAGGCAGCTCAGTCACTTACAGCAGCACACACG AAACCACACGGAATCCAAACCCCATAAGTGTCCTCACTGTTCAAAGTCCTTTGCTAACACCAGTTACCTGGCCCAGCATGTGCGAATCCACACCGGAGTGAAGCCCTACACCTGCTCCTACTGCCAGAAAACCTTCAGGCAACTCAGCCACCTACAACAGCATAACAG AATCCACACGGGAGACCGACCGTATAAGTGTACGCAACCTGGCTGTGAAAAAGCCTTCACTCAGCTGTCAAATCTTCAG tctCACCGCCGTCAACATAACAAAGACAAGCCGTACAAGTGCCACCACTGTAACCGCGGCTATATTGATGCAGCAAGTCTCGAGGTTCATCTGTCGACTCACACAGTGAAACATGCCAAGCTCTACTCCTGTGGCCTATGCAATCGCTCCTACACATCG CCGTTGCCCTATCCACCTGCCCACCAGGAGACGTACTTGATGAAGCACATGAATAAACACTCGCCAGACCTGGGGGCATCTCCTCCTGGGCAGATTAGCATTCAGCAGGTCCAAAGTCCCAGCCGCCCTGGAGCAGAGGGAgctccagtagggggccatcaGAACCGCCATGAGAGGAACGACACTTACCCCCAACAGGAGGGTGTCCCGTGCGTCTTTGACCTGCACCAGTACAAACCTGTGCCCCCACCGGATGTCCAGTATAAAACGGTCAGTGTGGCTGACCTCTCCCCTCACAAAGACCTTTGCATCACTGTAGAAGCCTCGGCCATTCAAGTGGAACACCTCAATTCATGA
- the znf384b gene encoding zinc finger protein 384b isoform X4 has translation MEDSHFNSYFWSPVQGQIENAVFLNKVKEQLGQDKNPAYPHGSTHYPTTAVVAVAGGVAMDTAPSSRALKQEQSHPPHSSHSITVLPVPSTGIMTAAGLVTLVSPVSTAPSLIPGHPTTTMITLHTDKKEEAGACPPVVIPVPSKRGRKKKCTIPLVGSAPGCETLTLSHLPGQHQANFSHLSGEDGHPGKEKTYRNHTESKPHKCPHCSKSFANTSYLAQHVRIHTGVKPYTCSYCQKTFRQLSHLQQHNRIHTGDRPYKCTQPGCEKAFTQLSNLQSHRRQHNKDKPYKCHHCNRGYIDAASLEVHLSTHTVKHAKLYSCGLCNRSYTSETYLMKHMNKHSPDLGASPPGQISIQQVQSPSRPGAEGAPVGGHQNRHERNDTYPQQEGVPCVFDLHQYKPVPPPDVQYKTVSVADLSPHKDLCITVEASAIQVEHLNS, from the exons ATGGAGGATTCCCATTTTAACTCCTATTTCTGGTCGCCAGTACAAGGACAG ATCGAGAATGCTGTGTTTCTGAATAAGGTGAAAGAGCAGCTGGGACAGGATAAAAACCCCGCCTACCCACACGGCTCCACCCACTACCCAACCACAGCGGTGGTGGCAGTCGCTGGTGGCGTTGCCATGGACACAGCACCCAGTAGCCGAGCACTGAAGCAGGAGCAATCTCATCCTCCACACTCATCTCACAGCATCACTGTGCTGCCGGTTCCGTCCACTGGAATCATGACGGCAG CGGGTTTGGTCACTCTGGTGTCTCCCGTTTCTACAGCTCCATCTCTGATCCCTGGACATCCAACAACTACGATGATAACCTTACACACAG ATAAAAAAGAAGAGGCCGGGGCCTGCCCCCCTGTTGTCATTCCAGTACCATCAAAACGAGGGAGGAAGAAGAAATGCACCATACCGCTGGTGGGCTCTGCCCCAGGATGTGAAACCCTGACCCTCAGCCATCTGCCTGGACAG CATCAGGCTAACTTCAGCCACCTTTCTGGAGAAGATGGCCATCCTGGCAAGGAGAAAACGTACAG AAACCACACGGAATCCAAACCCCATAAGTGTCCTCACTGTTCAAAGTCCTTTGCTAACACCAGTTACCTGGCCCAGCATGTGCGAATCCACACCGGAGTGAAGCCCTACACCTGCTCCTACTGCCAGAAAACCTTCAGGCAACTCAGCCACCTACAACAGCATAACAG AATCCACACGGGAGACCGACCGTATAAGTGTACGCAACCTGGCTGTGAAAAAGCCTTCACTCAGCTGTCAAATCTTCAG tctCACCGCCGTCAACATAACAAAGACAAGCCGTACAAGTGCCACCACTGTAACCGCGGCTATATTGATGCAGCAAGTCTCGAGGTTCATCTGTCGACTCACACAGTGAAACATGCCAAGCTCTACTCCTGTGGCCTATGCAATCGCTCCTACACATCG GAGACGTACTTGATGAAGCACATGAATAAACACTCGCCAGACCTGGGGGCATCTCCTCCTGGGCAGATTAGCATTCAGCAGGTCCAAAGTCCCAGCCGCCCTGGAGCAGAGGGAgctccagtagggggccatcaGAACCGCCATGAGAGGAACGACACTTACCCCCAACAGGAGGGTGTCCCGTGCGTCTTTGACCTGCACCAGTACAAACCTGTGCCCCCACCGGATGTCCAGTATAAAACGGTCAGTGTGGCTGACCTCTCCCCTCACAAAGACCTTTGCATCACTGTAGAAGCCTCGGCCATTCAAGTGGAACACCTCAATTCATGA
- the gnl1 gene encoding guanine nucleotide-binding protein-like 1: protein MPRRKPFSNKQKKKQLQVKRERKRGDPGSGPSSRNASIERGVRRDRQSDTSDSETTDIRRINQQPGTRDGRYDPNRFRLHFEKESKEEVEKRKKMARETILQAVPERELEMGINYVYPEELGLDFPRRPSWHYGMRREELLRKEEKSFHEFLETLHSRNPPGTLSHFEHNLETWRQLWRVLEMSDVILLIVDIRHPVLQFPPALYHYITGEMQKQVILVLNKVDLCPAPLVLAWKHYMSKHFPHLHCVCFTSHPGQPYSTLLQKKRMRKKCGWSAAGGPLHILRACQEIAAGKVDLSSWESKIQKDAVAMGTEGDWTDEGAETVLMEHHTDVAMELNSPTQELYKDGVLTLGCIGFPNVGKSSVLNSLVGRKVVSVSRTPGHTKYFQTYYLTPTVKLCDCPGLVFPSRVNKQLQILAGIYPVSQLQEPYSSVGYLCEHTPFLSVLKLTHPDLSPGSQQDHAWTAWDVCEAWAERRGYKTAKAARNDVYRAANSLLRLATDGRLCLCLRPPGYSQNKDQWESHPELPEIVALQGRRPEEEDSGEREEEEGESSSEPEEEDDRDADDDEDADGDDEDESVRSNRKRRSLTFNMYGVLGENECE from the exons ATGCCGCGGAGAAAACCGTTCagcaacaaacagaaaaagaaacagctCCAAGTGAAGCGGGAGAGAAAGCGAG GTGATCCGGGCTCTGGTCCAAGCAGCAGGAATGCGAGTatagagagaggagtgagacgggacagacagtcagacacatcAGACAGCGAGACCACAGACATCAGGAGGATCAACCAGCAGCCTGGCACCAGAGATGGCCGTTATGACCCCAATAG aTTTCGGCTACATTTTGAGAAAGAGAGCAAAGAGGAGGTggagaaaaggaagaaaatgGCCAGAGAAACAATATTGCAAGCAGttccagagagagagctggagatGGGCATAAACTATGTCTACCCTGAAGAGCTTG GGCTCGATTTCCCCCGGCGACCCTCTTGGCATTATGGCATGCGGAGGGAAGAACTCttgagaaaagaggagaagtCCTTTCATGAGTTTCTGGAGACTCTTCATTCCAGGAACCCTCCTGGCACTCTCAGCCACTTTGAACACAATCTAGAG ACATGGAGACAGCTGTGGAGAGTGTTGGAGATGTCTGATGTCATTTTGCTCATAGTGGATATAAGACaccct gTGCTGCAGTTTCCTCCGGCCCTTTATCACTACATCACTGGTGAAATGCAGAAGCAGGTCATTCTAGTGCTAAATAAGGTCGACCTGTGCCCTGCACCTCTTGTTTTGGCTTGGAAACATTACATGTCCAAACACTTTCCTCACCTCCACTGTGTCTGCTTCACCTCTCACCCAGGACAGCCCTACAGCACCT TGTTGCAGAAAAAGAGGATGAGGAAGAAATGTGGGTGGAGCGCAGCAGGAGGACCACTTCACATCCTGAGGGCGTGTCAAGAGATTGCGGCAGGAAAAG TGGATTTAAGTAGCTGGGAGAGTAAAATACAGAAGGATGCAGTTGCCATGGGAACAGAGGGTGACTGGACTGATGAAGGGGCGGAGACGGTCCTGATGGAGCACCACACTGATGTTGCTATGGAACTGAACAGCCCCACACAAGAACTTTATAAAGATGGAGTTCTCACATTAGGCTGCATAG GTTTTCCTAATGTAGGAAAGTCTTCCGTCTTAAATAGTTTGGTTGGGCGGAAGGTTGTAAGTGTCTCTCGAACCCCCGGACACACAAAGTATTTCCAAACGTACTACCTCACTCCCACTGTTAAACTGTGCGACTGTCCAGGACTCGTCTTCCCTTCTCGAGTAAACAAGCAACTCCAG ATTCTGGCTGGTATTTACCCAGTGTCTCAGCTGCAGGAGCCCTACAGCTCTGTGGGCTATCTGTGTGAGCACACTCCTTTTCTCTCTGTACTGAAACTCACACATCCAGACTTGAGCCCCGGCTCCCAGCAGGATCATGCCTGGACAGCATGGGATGTGTGTGAAG CGTGGGCAGAGAGGAGAGGATATAAAACAGCAAAGGCAGCTAGGAATGACGTTTATCGGGCAGCCAACAGTCTTCTGCGTCTTGCCACGGACGGACGCCTCTGTTTGTGTCTGCGGCCACCTGGATACAGTCAGAACAAAG ATCAGTGGGAGTCCCACCCAGAGCTGCCAGAAATCGTAGCTCTGCAGGGCCGCAGACCCGAGGAGGAGGATAgcggagagagggaggaagaggaaggcGAGTCGAGCTCAGAGCCAGAGGAGGAGGACGACAGAGACGCAGACGACGATGAAGATGCTGACGGAGACGACGAAGACGAGAGCGTGAGGTCCAACAGAAAGCGCAGATCCCTGACATTCAATATGTATGGGGTTCTGGGAGAGAATGAGTGCGAATGA